A single Mustela lutreola isolate mMusLut2 chromosome X, mMusLut2.pri, whole genome shotgun sequence DNA region contains:
- the FOXR2 gene encoding forkhead box protein R2 — protein MDIKLKNSEFWYSLHGQVPGLLDWDMGNEFFLPCTTDQCHLAEQNLAKYRLRVMEPPNMSQDSRPSLDKDGPDSEPNLWMWVNPNITCPLGSQETLKPSKEKDVTSMFPYPQPLPKEEKSNYSKAAVMESLPTSSSKKSSPQKWFTYSPGDWEFTEEKTEEQDDKCSVSLQSPNKGECFQNQKLWQGNSQERRSWPRPPLNYSHLIALALRNSPPCGLNVQEIYNFTRHHFPFFWTAPNGWKNTIRHNLCFLSSFEKAPVNLQNGTNAKPRSCLWRLTEEGHRRFQEETRALAYARRESIQQCMSQPDVITSLFGL, from the coding sequence ATggacataaaactaaaaaattctgaattctggTACAGTCTCCATGGCCAGGTCCCAGGGCTGCTGGACTGGGACATGGGGAATGAGTTCTTCTTGCCCTGCACCACAGACCAGTGCCACTTAGCTGAGCAGAACCTTGCCAAATATAGACTCCGAGTAATGGAACCCCCAAATATGTCTCAAGACAGCAGACCCAGTTTGGACAAAGATGgtcctgactctgaacctaaccTGTGGATGTGGGTAAATCCCAACATCACATGCCCCCTTGGCAGCCAGGAGACCCTAAAGCCTAGTAAGGAAAAGGATGTGACAAGCATGTTTCCTTACCCTCAGCCACTCCCAAAGGAAGAAAAGTCTAACTACTCAAAGGCTGCAGTGATGGAGTCACTGCCAACTTCCTCCAGCAAGAAATCTTCCCCACAGAAGTGGTTCACTTATTCCCCAGGTGACTGGGAgttcacagaagaaaaaactgaggaacaAGATGACAAATGCTCTGTGTCTCTTCAATCTCCTAACAAAGGGGAGTGCTTCCAGAACCAGAAGTTATGGCAAGGCAACAGCCAGGAGAGGAGGTCCTGGCCCCGCCCTCCCCTCAATTACAGTCACCTAATAGCCCTGGCATTAAGAAACAGCCCCCCCTGTGGCCTCAATGTGCAAGAGATTTACAATTTCACCCGAcaccatttcccttttttttggaCAGCTCCAAATGGCTGGAAAAACACCATCCGCCACAACCTCTGTTTCCTGAGCAGCTTTGAGAAGGCACCAGTCAACCTTCAGAATGGAACCAATGCAAAGCCACGGTCTTGCCTCTGGCGGCTTACTGAGGAGGGACATCGTCGTTTTCAGGAAGAAACTCGTGCCTTAGCCTATGCTCGGAGGGAAAGCATCCAACAGTGCATGAGCCAGCCAGATGTGATTACTTCCCTCTTTGGCCTTTGA